A part of Arachis hypogaea cultivar Tifrunner chromosome 12, arahy.Tifrunner.gnm2.J5K5, whole genome shotgun sequence genomic DNA contains:
- the LOC112730033 gene encoding FKBP12-interacting protein of 37 kDa-like has protein sequence MRYLLHLSIVTINNISLCLTLLFPFILSNLVIDSLQNCKDTLATCQNELEAAKSEIQSWHSSIQNEPCVPAGATPEPKMLLDYLQALKSSEESLREQLEKAKKKEAAFIVTFAKREQEIAELKVSCSK, from the exons ATGCGCTACCTGTTACATTTAAGTATAGTTACTATTAACAACATTAGTTTGTGCCTAACCCttctttttcctttcattctttcgaATCTTGTTATTGACAGCCTTCAGAACTGTAAGGATACACTTGCAACGTGCCAA AATGAACTTGAGGCTGCTAAATCTGAGATTCAAAGTTGGCATTCTTCAATTCAAAACGAGCCTTGTGTACCTGCTGGTGCCACTCCTG AGCCCAAAATGTTGCTTGATTATCTTCAGGCCCTGAAATCCTCAGAAGAGTCTTTAAGAGAGCAG CTTGAAAAGGCAAAGAAAAAGGAAGCTGCGTTCATTGTAACATTTGCAAAACGAGAACAAGAGATAGCAGAGTTGAAGGTATCATGCTCAAAATAA